In Diadema setosum chromosome 2, eeDiaSeto1, whole genome shotgun sequence, the DNA window ttagaatcactttgttttactttgttttggatgtctaAGGCATTCCAGAACCAATTATCATctaatgaactttgaattcctcttataatAGTATGCTctatatcatttcatgaatggtttcttgatatctcacaaaaagttaaaagcccaatcctcatctccaccaatactatactatcccttagTTTAACCTTGAACAGTTGTTCACTGCAGGTCCACTTCAAAGAACGTAACAGATTCTTCTCTCTTCAATCTTGAATAATCACATAATATGTAAGTACAAgttttgcattaaaaacaatAGGGCAACTGGCACGGAAAGCTTGCACTTTAAGGCACAGTTTTCTTGTCTTAAGTTAGTGGGCGCTAAGAAAACTACGCATGATGTCATTGACCTCGCTGGGTCTCTCCTGCTGAATGAAGTGATCGCCACCCTCTATGCGCTCAACTGTGAAAGTTTCGCAGTACTTCTCCGTGCCGTAGGAGTTGTCGGCGTGCAGGAAGAAATCACCTGTCCCCCAGATCAGGAGGGTGGGGCAGCGGATCATGTCCAGCTTTGCAGGTTGCCTGTATCTGACAGCAGCCCGGTAGTAGTTGATGAAAGATGTAGCATGGCCTATGGCATGAAAGACAAAGAAGTAGTTTTGATTACCATTCACCCAGatttcaaacaaaaaaccagACAGCTGACAATTTGATAATGAGGAAAGCTTTTAAACATAGTATTCTTTGAGTAACACTTCTGCACTGCTTATTGTCTTTACACTGGAAACTTTTTCCTTCAATAGTGGTTATTTCTTTCTTGTTCTATCAATTTAAGGAAATCTCTATTTCCAAGCCCCGGGCTTTTGTGCGATTTCCTCTTTTGACTCACATATCTCTGTAAATATGTTTAAtgtgatttcaagaaatgacataactgaattaaattgaattgaatttcgtTCTTGATCACCAATTCAACAACTTACAAAGATTGTTCTACAAGTCCTAATCTGCAATTAATTGTATTGCAAACATATGGCATGTACGACAGGCACTCTTAGGTTTATATACATAGCACTGTGGTAGAGAACAACAGGGATTTCAAATCACTGGCATATACCATCAGGCAATCAATCACTAGCTTGCACAATACCAATTGGTGAAGTACAGGGTACTAACAAATTGCAATCAACTGTCATTGCAAATTGACATATAACATGTGATTCCACATGGCCATCCATTGCTTTTGCTAGTTAATTGATTGCTcattctatttctctttcttttgcaaaagagGCGTGTAGGATGACAAACTGACATGAAAACCCTCGTAACTATACTTCCTTCTTTTCATGtacttaaaataaaaaataaaaatttaattCCTTTTCATTAAACAGAATTCATacctttttcagttttttcaataattttataaactctatgtatatatatatgaaatatcaaaaaggaCTGCAGTTGACTGTTTGCGGGTAGGATATCAAAGATCAAAACTCAAGTGCTCtcaaagttttcttacaatagcCATGGTCACACTCACAAGAGATCACGAGGTTCAAGATCATGATGTCTTTATTAACTTTGGTCATCCAttcacactggcagccaaacttcttgatcttgaAATTCTTGAAGTTTGGGTTACTAGTGTACATGTGCAAAAAAGCAGAAAGAGTATGCTGtctgatggctagtgattgCGGTGTAACAATGAACACCTTACATCACAATGGCTGTGCATTTCAGAGGCACACCCTGCAAACAGACGGTGGACTGGTCACATGACAAACTTTCATGTTTCAGTTGCAAGCATTCATACTGCCCAAAGAGCGAGAAGATTGATGGGGGCCTGGGAAACATACCTAGTTTGAGTAAGAAGTTTTGCAGGAAGTTTGTGGTCACCCTGGCagaacttcgagatcttaaagattgcgATCTTACACTCGCAATCTTTTGCCAGTATGCTTGTGGCTAATGTGTTACAAAGACTTGGAAAAATGACCCTTTTTACATTTTAAATATGCCTGCAAACTAGTTTACCTGGTCTACTCATGGAGTATTTGAAGGCTTCAATATCCTCATCTGTTGTGGGACCCTTCTTGCAAGCCATAGCAATCATCTTGTAGTCACCCATGCGTATCATGATTTCTGGCAACTTTGGAAGCTGGAAGAACATGATGTACCTACAGCAGTTGGAAAAAGAGAATACGAACTATGTGATGTCTCTTACAGTGTatgagagtaaaaaaaaaaggacagagaCAGAAATACCTATACATTTATGACAAGTTGCTTAGCAAGTCAACATGGTCAGTGTAAACTTGATTCTGTTGCACTTCATAAATTACATAAAGAATAGAACATGAATTCTGCCTTTGAATCTTATACTCAACTGCTATGCACAAATGTCAATTTTGTGTTGATTCTTAGCATCATCTCAGTGTCTAAGAAGAGTAGTGTTAATTACATACCATACTTCAGAAGACTACAAAGTCATGAATAttattggtgatgatgattgatAATAGTATTGATAATAATGCCTACCAATTACAgtattgttatatcaaaatcatcatcatcaacatcatcaacatcattgttGTTTCCATTGTCATTGGAACTGTCACTAGGTACCAATCATCTACTACTCCTAAGCTATGTTCTACTGacactaccatcatcatcatactgaTATCATCATCTCTACAAATGAGCGTTACCAAGACATTCTCAGCTGAGCTAGGCCAGAGTTCATCACCCTGGTGAAAACACCAGGGTGGGGGATGTTCATGTTGATGAATCTGTCCACAAGGTCAGGGAAACGAGCTGCAAACTGCCAGGCAACAGCCCCACCCCAGTCATGGCCCACGAGCACGCATGATGAATAACCTAATACTTTCATCAGCTCCTGAACATCacctgcgaaaaaaaaaatacacaacaaCACCCAAAACTATAATAGAATATTTGCAACATGTTACAATTATGTACAACTAGCACAAGCAACTTCTGTTATAACCAAGTCCTCGGGACCTGCAGTTTACTTTCgctattttgaaattttggtatAGCCGAACAAATAAGTGTACATTAAAAAAGACATTGGTAGATTATAATCATGGGACCTGAACTTTACTTTGTTTCATCCAAAATTTTGTGATACACTGTAACTCAGTTTGTTATAATGGCAGTGCACTGTAGTACTTATTTTCAATTTTGACCACAAGTGGTAGGATGATGTAAAATGTATCGAATCTATAATGCATACTTATTTTGGTCAGTAATTAAATTATCTCTAAACATTCATACATTgttctttaaaggtagggaattccatttgcatgccttaaccctaaaagggccggggggggggggggggggggcggattccgcccccccttgacgtttcgcgctataattctgtaacgcgagaaggcctcgtcgcgaggcttcttgactttatTTGTTCAAGTCTTGCGCaaattttgagaccaaatttgcaacgtccgcgcatacttttgtgAAGCCAGgcccatttttgtaatggaatgttgccccaaaacgggcacaattttgtgattttgtgtacatttcctatggaaaacagtgctctgtcatgaaagtcataaaaacctgattatttttacaattaatcactttcatttattaattttgtgctaattatggtagaaaaatggtcagtgacaatttccaatgaaaaaacaaagaaaaaacaaaagttgaaaaacaacgaaatacataagaaattctgaaaacaataaaatacataagaattgaaatgagttttggaactttttgtgatgtataattgttgaatatgctaaaacagatacacagatcaaaaattagactctcaacgcttttaattaggctaaaatatgatcttgagcttaatttgcataattaattaattaaaattagaaattgattgtttcaaaaaatcttatgacacaatcttgtagattatgacgtgggtctcacgcgtgcaaaatttcatcgcgatcgcaccaccgatggccgagatctcggggggggggggggggggggggggggggcggcggaatccatccccccccccccccatttagtacatttttattgaccgttagattttgaattgaatttttttcggggctcaccgtaaattccagtacattactaggctacctttgcagacccatgcactgcatgtgtgtccaccatgtatattttgtgaagaaagttcatcaaaacttacaaccatttctatatacattcttgccacacactctatatgttattacatcagctcttatacttttagatttgtgtgtatagataaaaaaatacagaagactgcaacaaaaaggcttaaaggcacaatttaccttttgcatatgaaacaaaaacccagcattagtgctttaaaatagttctaaaatgtgatttagggatagaaacaaccactgtaaaaatttgaatcagtgtaatcgatgtcaagtgttgttaaatacacaaaatataaaccatagttataataaaaatgtttccagactaaagcgtatacagttacggtttattgagaaaaacactgatatctctttatattttaggctttattgcaaaaattttatatggtaggatgttttatgatacaacagacctacacatatgaatcaaatgtgatgtcttgaacatttttgaaatcactgctcctaaaggtaaactggacctttaagtgtggctgacacacagaactactgagtagttgagttttgtgcattattcaaattgtagataactgttgacttccaaatttctcagcagtggcctaaacaagtcccctgaggttcatatttaatgttttgctgcattttgggaggtctgtaaaaggtatcccctacctctaatacatgtattactactaatgtcaatattaatattcttgactACTAGATTTACTTTTAACCACAAAAACTTTCATACAAAACAGTGTGCTACAACCTGTGAAATACAGGTGTAAAGATACAATTGTACTTTGACTATTAGCGGGAATTTGACATCCAGTTCTATCTATTATTCTCTTTAATACCTGATGTCAACAACAGGCCAAAACAGAAGCATTCTAATAAAATATCACCTTCAAAGGCATTTACATGAACACCTAACACTGTGCACTTTTATTTCTGCTTGGCATTCTGAAGGACTTCAATCCACACATCAAATTCAAACCTATTCAATAAACCCCAACTTGAAAGCAATTAACAGACATGATTATCTACTAGACCAGAATAAAGTGTCAGCTACACCTACCAACGAGTTCATCCATGCAGTAATTTTTCACACCAACTGGGGCATCTGTTTCTCCAACACCTCGCATATCGAAGGCTACACAGCTGTTCCAAGCAAGAATAATTTAAGTGAAATAATTACAACGAATTAACTATGACTCAGCAATGCTTGATAAATAGTTACAcctgtattcataattataacTACAATGACcagatatcaaaatatgaagaatTCATTCAGGGTACATCAATACAATTATGATAGTGACAGCTAAGACACTAAATTCAGACGTGTGTATGCTAACTCTTAATGGCTGCAAAGTTAATAGACCCACAACAAATGAAACTGCCTATTTTCACATCCTGCTTTGATTTAACTAAAATTTGAAGATTTATCCTATTGAAACCTCTCATAATCATATCATTTGAAATGGTATCTAAAATGTTCATCAATGAGACAATTGTTTTAACTTGGCTtataaatgttaagaaaaatGCCTTTATTCCAAGCTCTGGCAATAAATGTTGCAAAAttcacttgaattttttttgtgtacatCGATATCACCATCTAGTATCACTATAGCTACATATGATCCATTTACATCACATTTGTgagattatacatgtacttttgtaAAATATGCATACTTTTGTGGGTATTCTTAAAACTCTAGATCGTGTCTACATCTTCAAACAAAGTCGTACcttaaaagtggatattttcacgacTAATGGCAAGGGAAAATATTTGCTTGCTTTTATCTTCATACTTGCTTCTGGTTGCacaaaaaatgtactaaaattTCAACAcaacgaaaatttccacttacaGTATAAACTGCGATGTTGATTGagaaatttcacacacataaatgaTGCAGTAATTTATACAAACTCAAATAAGTGGATGGGACTCACTAGTAATCTTTACTGAACTCCCTGATCTGGTGTCGCCAGGAATACCAGCACTCTGGGAAGCCATGGAGGAAGAGCATGAGAGGGTTTTGGGGATCACCACAGACCACCACATGGAAATTCAGCCCCTGTGATGGAGATGTAAAATGACCCATTTTAACATCTAGAATCTCTGCAGGCTAAACATTACATCAAACATGTATGATTGAGGGTACCACCTAttgtcaccctaaggatctgtagcttgtttattccaaaaatataaaaacaaattcacctaattcttacctcaaatatgccataaatactgcagttttgaatgtcgtgaccgtctcgttgattatgaatctccgttttaaaatagtgCAATTTTAGTGCATGCAATCCGTTTTCTTCCCGCAGCTTAAAAGGGTACCTAGCAATCGGCACCCTCtccctccataggtaatacatgtgaatttcacagccatgcgtcgttactgagcagatgtgtaattgaaacgtgtttagtttggtttgttagtttgtttgtgagtttgatttttgtttcttcgtttttattgttttcatagctaatgacacttaatcccaCGCATACCTTTTTGTTCTATatgcaaacagccatgatacgcagggtgccgatgtcaaggtaccctgccgataggtggtacccttaCCATACTACAGAGTATAGAAAACTACAGTGTGTGACGTGATATTACTAGGCTAATTCATGCTTGCAAAATTTATCATGAATTAATAAAATAGGTACCGGGGTATCTATATCtagacttaaaggacaagttcaccttcattgatataaggattgagagaatgcagcaatattagtagaacacatcagtgaaagtttgaggaaaattggacaatcgatgcaaaagttatgaatttttagaacttttgtgttggaaccgctggatgaggatactactaaggctcatgatatcatatgagtacaacagtataaagaaaatgtgaagaaaattcaacatattttcatttttttcgcataataaaagagcacttgacttacctctttctaaaggcagtggaaataatattacccataacatatgtcagtaacgagtcaaggcaatgtgtactttattcaaaagatgaaattttgtgaaattctctttatatttcccttatattgttgtacgcatgtgacatcatacactgcagtagtcttctcatccagtggtgactgcacaaaaacttcaaaaatccataacttttgaacgaattgtccgattttccccaaactttcaatgatgtgttctactaatattgctacattctctcaatccttatgttaatgaaggtgaacttgtcctttaaatacagGAATAAGGATTTGACCATCAGTCAGTGTTGGATGGTCCTCAACAAGTCTTTGAATTGACTGCCTGACTGATTGAGTGACTCattggttggttgattgattgcATGACTTGAATCAAGCTTACCCGAGACTGAAATCCAACACACCATTAGTTccttcaaatattcataaccGCACTTTAATATATAATACTGTACTTGCCTCTTTGAGtttttaatatcaataataaacTGTACactactggttgaggtgaggattcaggtttataacattcctaagtgagataatgagaaacctatgagataatgagaaagagcgtacaattttaagaaggattcaacatttatttgatgaaaatcggttttgaaatggctgggatatcaaaaaacaaggtgaaacaaagagatcctaataaaaggcatggcctgttgccttttattattatcacttttttttggatatctcagccatttgaaaaccaattttcatcaaataaataaacttttcattccccttagaattgcatgctctttaacatctcatactattctgaatatcttgcaaaacattgaaagctaataataataataataattgatatgatttaggcctatatagcgccaaatccactctgtagaGTGCTCTAGacgcggaaggaagagaaaagtAAAGGAGGTAAAGAAcatacaaaattcaaaataaagagCAATCTTAAACAGGCGAGTTTTTAGACTGTTTTTAAAGGAATCTGATGAAGGACCTGATGAAGGAATCTGATaaaattctcacctcaaccagaactgtacacatccttTAACCTTAACCAGAACTGTCCAGTCCTTTTAACTCATGTTTGTGAGTAGAATTGGGTCAACTTGATAGATTTATCCTTTGACCTTCTGTCCTTATTTGTAAATGGCAGGTATCACCCTATTTCAAACGACGGAATGATGTGTACTATTACTATCACGTTAGGTCTGTATCATATGGTACAACAGTGTCAATAGGCAGGATGGCAttgatttgtaatttttgttagAATTTTTTTTGTTAGAATCTACTGTTATTTCTTGTTCTTTGTTGTTATCTTTGAAACATGGTTTAGACAAGTTCTGGTCAgacaaacatttttaaattgTCTGACATCCGCGTGCCCACGCTTGATATAGACTGTTACTCGTGCTACCAAACACTGACGACCGGGAGACTTGACCCAATGACAGGATCTAGGCCTACCTACACTCCTgtatagatgatgatgatgatgatgaggttAGCAAAAATAAATTGTGTATGGACCACTGCACTGTTGTTGGGGCCAGGCTACTCTTGTGGTGTAGAATCTATATCATCGACTGAAcaaagaaatatagaaatacatgtcatgaaataaatAAGATTATTCATTGTCAATATAAACTACAACAACATAGAGTGTTCtaaactatacacagccccAGTCGCTTGCTTGGCGGCGTCTGGTCGGGGTAAAAGCAGAACACTTCAGATCGAAACAATGAATACAAAGTCAAGAGTCATAATTATACAGTTTGTGGTCAGGTGATAGACTCTACCT includes these proteins:
- the LOC140238842 gene encoding epoxide hydrolase 4-like, giving the protein MGLFKQIFGVCILLAAFTLSVIKGMMILTSALIFRGRKWMFEEKARVSRPSCMEDPSLGTHKSVRVKGLNFHVVVCGDPQNPLMLFLHGFPECWYSWRHQIREFSKDYYCVAFDMRGVGETDAPVGVKNYCMDELVGDVQELMKVLGYSSCVLVGHDWGGAVAWQFAARFPDLVDRFINMNIPHPGVFTRVMNSGLAQLRMSWYIMFFQLPKLPEIMIRMGDYKMIAMACKKGPTTDEDIEAFKYSMSRPGHATSFINYYRAAVRYRQPAKLDMIRCPTLLIWGTGDFFLHADNSYGTEKYCETFTVERIEGGDHFIQQERPSEVNDIMRSFLSAH